Proteins encoded together in one Psilocybe cubensis strain MGC-MH-2018 chromosome 8, whole genome shotgun sequence window:
- a CDS encoding Ribokinase has protein sequence MQTVADAGSGSRALATCTVRGSINHDEYFHVAHIVRPGETLSSTFHESRVGGKGANQAVAVALAAGGGESSGSNPAKVKFYGTIGHDGAWIRERMREVGVGVEGILVSETELTGRAIIQVDERGENSIILFPGANYSTLHEDAFRAQSLTTAGTGGYFPHSTHLLLQNEIPLEATLSAIHSAKVSSQPPRQSQLGGQRDTIVIINPSPLPARDTISAFPWEKVDWLIVNEDEARELFEAFGGGVGRGGGDGKVEAARELVHALGGMEAFRNTSVVCTLGAKGVLARQCGVEKGMEIVYVPAAKLRGGVPKDTTGAGDCFAGYFVCELMGMADAHDDSADKEGTDFKLTQMELEKLLKVAVQAAGMCCEKSGTIDSYPTRREVEERMKDGV, from the exons ATGCAAACTGTGGCGGATGCAGGTTCAGGGTCAAGAGCTTTGGCAACCTGTACTGTGAGAGGGTCAATAA ACCATGATGAATATTTCCATG TCGCCCACATTGTCCGACCGGGAGAGACTCTGTCTTCCACTTTTCACGAAAGTCGCGTTGGTGGGAAAGGTGCAAACCAGGCTGTCGCTGTTGCGTTGGCCGCGGGCGGGGGTGAGTCATCGGGAAGTAACCCGGCCAAGGTGAAGTTTTATGGGACAATTGGGCACGATGGAGCTTGGATTAGGGAGAGAATGCGAGAGgtcggtgttggtgttgaggGTATCTTGGTCTCGGAG ACCGAGCTTACGGGGAGGGCAATTATTCAGGTAGACGAGAGAGGAGAGAATAGTATCA TACTCTTCCCTGGCGCGAATTATAGCACCCTCCACGAAGACGCGTTCCGTGCCCAGTCTTTAACCACAGCAGGCACAGGCGGGTACTTCCCGCACAGCACACATCTTCTCTTGCAGAATGAAATTCCTTTGGAAGCAACCTTATCCGCCATACATAGTGCTAAAGTCTCGTCGCAACCTCCCAGACAAAGTCAACTTGGAGGCCAAAGGGATACTATTGTGATCATCAATCCCTCTCCACTCCCGGCGCGGGACACGATCTCCGCGTTCCCATGGGAGAAGGTCGACTGGCTGATTGTGAATGAGGATGAGGCAAGGGAGTTGTTTGAAGCGTTTGGCGGCGGCGTCGGCcgtggaggtggagatggaaagGTAGAAGCTGCGCGTGAGCTCGTGCATGCGCTCGGTGGGATGGAGGCGTTTAGGAATACAAGTGTGGTGTGTACACTCGGCGCAAAAGGGGTCCTGGCGCGTCAATGCGGAGTCGAGAAAGGGATGGAAATTGTGTATGTCCCTGCAGCGAAGCTACGAGGAGGTGTTCCAAAAGACACAACGGGCGCTGGCGATTGTTTTGCAGGATACTTTGTGTGTGAGCTCATGGGGATGGCTGATGCTCATGATGATTCTGCCGATAAGGAGGGTACAGACTTCAAGTTGACCCAGATGGAATTGGAGAAGTTATTGAAGGTCGCAGTGCAG GCTGCGGGTATGTGCTGTGAGAAGAGCGGGACGATTGATAGTTATCCTACGAGAAGGGAAGTAGAAGAACGCATGAAGGACGGTGTGTAA
- a CDS encoding [Pyruvate dehydrogenase (acetyl-transferring)] kinase, mitochondrial — protein MSAGFRITPAIWDKIHHFASFPQTGVSLQQMVLFGQNPSQGTLLKASQFLAEELPVRLAHRVKELDELPHNLSAMPSIKKVKNWYAQSFEELITFPPIVLPPSIRQALMITRPDEIHLPESKPNLFNDPYSNPYQSHVNGNGNGNGFNKLKLRVPMERRYYANTNNITWPPEVQDYNKRFTKLLEHIKSRHDPTVTTVAQGVLEWKRSQNARHIGLDMQAWLDRFYLSRIGIRFLIGQHVALNTQQAHADYVGIICTKANVHDIVQEAIENARFVCEEHYAMFKGPPVQLICPKDLTFPYVPGHLSHICFELLKNSLRAVVERYGVDQEDNFPPIKVVVVEGKEDITIKISDEGGGIPRSAIPLIWTYMYTTMDSQGIDGDFQTNDFKAPMAGFGYGLPLSRLYARYFGGDLRLISMDGFGTDVYIHLNRLSSSREPLP, from the exons ATGTCTGCAGGATTCAGAATAACGCCTGCGATATGGGACAAGATACACCATTTTGCTTCGTTTCCACAGACGGGAG TCTCTCTCCAGCAGATGGTCTTGTTCGGTCAGAATCCCAGCCAGGGCACCCTGCTCAAGGCTAGCCAGTTCCTAGCAG AGGAGCTACCCGTGCGCCTAGCCCACCGCGTCAAAGAACTCGACGAGCTACCGCACAACCTCAGCGCGATGCCGTCCATCAAGAAAGTCAAAAACTGGTACGCCCAGTCGTTCGAG GAACTCATCACTTTCCCCCCCATCGTGCTTCCGCCGAGCATCCGCCAGGCGTTGATGATAACCAGACCGGACGAAATCCATCTCCCTGAATCCAAACCCAATCTCTTCAACGACCCTTATTCAAATCCGTACCAGTCCCATGTGAACGGGAACGGCAACGGGAATGGCTTTAACAAGCTCAAACTCCGGGTACCCATGGAACGAAG ATATTACGCGAATACTAACAACATTACCTGGCCGCCCGAGGTCCAGGATTACAACAAGCGGTTTACCAAGCTGCTCGAGCACATCAAGAGCCGCCACGATCCAACAGTCACCACCGTCGCCCAGGGTGTTTTGGAGTGGAAGCGGAGTCAGAATGCGCGCCATATTGGGCTCGACATGCAGGCCTGGCTCGATCGCTTCTACCTCTCGCGTATAGGCATCCGATTTCTCATTGGACAGC ATGTGGCGTTGAATACACAGCAGGCACATGCGGACTATGTTGGAATCATCTGTACAAAAGCT AACGTGCACGATATCGTGCAAGAAGCCATCGAAAACGCGCGTTTCGTGTGCGAAGAACACTACGCCATGTTCAAAGGGCCGCCTGTGCAGCTCATCTGTCCCAAAGACCTCACTTTCCCTTACGTTCCCGGCCATCTCTCACACATCTGCTTCGAGCTGCTTAAAAACTCACTGCGTGCGGTTGTCGAACGATATGGCGTCGACCAGGAAGACAACTTTCCCCCGATCaaggtcgtcgtcgttgaggGTAAGGAGGACATCACGATCAAAATTTCCGATGAGGGAGGAGGCATCCCACGCAGTGCCATTCCTCTCATCTGGACGTACATGTATACCACTATGGATAGCCAGGGAATTGACGGCGATTTCCAGACAAACGATTTTAAGGCTCCGATGGCTGGGTTTGGGTATGGGCTACCACTGTCAAGACTGTACGCGCGTTACTTTGGGGGCGATCTACGCCTGATATCCATGGACGGTTTTGGAACGGACGTGTATATCCATCTGAACAGGCTGTCGAGTAGTCGCGAACCCCTGCCATAG